The stretch of DNA ATGccaaaaaagatttcatttttaaaaagatttaaaactcattttatcttttttgcatttattgataaatttagGATAGTTATAGAGTCTAAAAAGTCAGACCCAGACAAATTCAGCCAAGGATCTAGTCCAAGAAAATTCGTAAAAGAATCCAAACTCATTtaaaactgtaaaaaattgcccaaaatcattttcttttcattttatttcttcatttatatTCTTTGCCTGTGAGAGACGATGTCATGTGAGATGGAATGCGAGAGGAGTTTATAGAATTTGTGGTATTTTTGGTTGACTGGCTCTGGCGCTATAAAACTCAACACACACGATTttgctgattaaaaaaattacaatgaaCGAAATAACAATGTTTTAGTGcttaatattttgtgaattttgtggtTTGACCGCAGGAATGGGGTTTGTAAATGAATATCTTTTGCACTttgggttttattttttatgatttcctTATTAATTTGCTTACAATTTGCGCGGGAAAATGCGTGTGgattttcattggaattaTATTTCTCTTGCAGGTGCCTACCGGCATACGGTTACAATTCGTGAGAATACAAATAAGAATGGTTTCCTTTTGGATGCAGAATTTAAGCATCACAGCTATCAGGATATGGTTGCGCTACTTCAGGAGCTCAATAGCACATACCCCAATATTACGAATCTCTACAGCATTGGGAAGAGTGTGCAGGGGAGAGATTTGTGGGTGTTGGAGATTACACAGCATCCGGGAGTTCATACTCCGGGAATTCCGGAATTTAAGTATATTGCCAATATGCATGGGAATGAGGTAATTGGGAGGGAGTTGTTGCTTCTCCTGGCACAGTATTTGTGTCAGAATTATGGAACAAATGAGAGAATAACGAAGCTCGTGGATGGCACGAGGATTCACCTTATGCCAAGTATGAATCCGGATGGTTATGAAGTTTCTCGGGATAATGATCATTTGCAAATTCATGGGAGAGCCAATGCACACGGTGTGGATCTCAATAGGAATTTCCCTGATCAATATGGaacgaataaattcaataCGAAGCAAGAGCCAGAAACAGCTGCTGTAATGAAGTGGTCTCTCTCAATTCCTTTTGTCCTTTCGGCAAATCTCCACGGGGGTTCTCTCGTAGCGAATTACCCATTCGACGATTCAGCAAAGGATTTTGCACCAGGAAGTGATAGAAGAACTCAGCAGAATCCCACGGAAGAGGATGAGCTATTCAAATATCTCGCTCGTACGTACTCCAATGCACACACAACGATGCACAATGCTGTGCCGTGTATTGATTTTCAGTCAGAATACTTCCCGGAGGGCATTACCAATGGGGCATCGTGGTACAGTGTGACGGGAGGAATGCAGGATTGGTCGTATTTGAAAGGTGGTGCAATGGAATTAACGCTGGAGGTGAGCTGCAAGAAGTTCCCACCCAGCGGGGAGATTGAGAAGTTTTGGGAGCAAAATAGAGAGGCTCTCATTACGTACATGGAACAAGTTCACATTGGTATTCATGGATTTATTCGTAGCACAATTGGGCATCCAGTTGCCGGTGCCCGGatctatataaataaaattcaacatgcCACCACGAGCTACAAAGACGGTGACTATTGGCGCCTTTTGCTACCCGGAAAGTACAATGTAACAATCGAAGCAGATGGCTTCGAGGCGGTCCTGGAGGAAGTTGAAGTTCCCGCCAATGGATCCATTCGCAAGGATTTCCTTCTAATGCGTGATGATCCGCAGCATTGGTCATCAGCCTATGATTACCGAATCATTGAGAATGTTGTCAAGACACGTTATCACAGCGATGCGGAAATTAATGATGAATTCCAAAAGCTCGAGGCGGCAAATTTCAAGATTGCCACCCTCGATGCTGGTGACAATGAGATCAGTATGCAGTATCACACACTAAAAGTTACTTCGGACATTGGATCGCCTGAAGAGAAGAAACTCCACATTCTCATCTTGTCTTCCCTCTTTGATTCAGCTCCCATTGGGCGGGAGATGGTGCTCAATTTAGCCAGGCATGTCACCAAAGGGTATGCCATTGGGGAGCCACCACTTGAGCGTCTTATAAACAATACAGTGTTGCACTTTGTACCGATAATGGAGCACTTTAATGATGTCTACAATCAATACTACAATGAGTAAGTTTGGACATTATtcatattcttttaaattaaagatcaATTCGTAacgaaatataattttttctctcttctttagCCCATCAATTTGCGATCCAATACTCAAAGAAGAACTCGCTGATAAGCTTTTGAGTCCTGAAACGGACAAAAAGCGCGATATGTTGATAAAAATGCTGCAAGATGAGAAATTTGATCTTGCAGTAACTTTCACATCAGGTGGAAGTGATGTTCACTACCCCAAAATTAAGGATCACCTCCCCATTTATGCGCAAATGGCACAAAATATTGATGCAACAAAGAGGAAAGTCATTAACCTGGCATGTCCATCAACAGAAATGCGTTCTCAACAATTGAGTGTGTCTGAGAGATTGACTAATCTCCTCTATAACTACTACGATGTGCCTTTAATCAGCATCCAGGTGTCATGTTGCAAGATGCCGGAGAATATTGCTGAGGCGTGGAGGAATAATCTTGAGAGAATGGTGAACTTTTTGCGATTGACAGACACTGGAGTGATGGGATATGTTAAAGATCACGAAGGGAAGGAGCTCAGAGAGGCTATGGTGAAAATTCAGGGAACCGAATTGACGCATAAAGTTACGGCGAATCTTGCATTCTTCCGCATCGTCCTACCAGCTGGAGACTATAAACTCGAAGTTTATTGCGAAGCCCACGGGAAGACGACCATTCCGGTTACAGTGAGAGATGGAGTGGTGCACGAACTGGGTAATGTTATCCTCCAGAAATCCGACAAAGATCACCAGGAGGAAGAGAAAGCTGGAGAAATATCCGGATTTATCCTTGACATGGAAAATCATCCAATTCCAAATGCAAAAGTAACTCTGAATAATCTTCACACATTCACGGATTCCGTTGGTGGGTACAAAATAACAGGAGCTCCCGTTGGGGATGTAACCATTCAGGTTGATGCTCCCAGGCATATCAAGGACTCCCGAACAGTTCATGTTGCTCCCTTTAAATCTACGAAAAATATAATCTTCCGCCTAGAAGTGGATGAGCGTGTTCTAGGCATGCCCAGGATGATCTTTATCCTCTTTACGGGCTTCCTTTGCGTGGCTGCAATCGCATGTGGGGCATTTTGTATCACTGCCTGGCAGAATAGGAAGAATAACTACCAGAATTATTCCTTCTCCCTGCTACGTACAAATAACACGAAGAAATTGTTtgaggatgatgatgatgacaatGATGAAACGGAGCTCTTTAGATCCCCAATCAAGAGTaagttaattcttttttattacttaCCTCTGATCGAGTTCAAAAGTTCAGGAAGTTCGTTTTGAAAAactcttcgtttttttcttaaacttgttaaaaaaattggccCTATCGGTCTAAAATATAAACGTTTAATGGCCAATAACCAGTAAGAGACAGACTTCCGGTTTAAGGTTTTCAGAaataattgtttaaattttaagatcaTAAAATCAAGAGCTTAGTTAGAAATCTGTTTAAGGAgtgtttttattaaacaagTTTGTTGGCGATTTGTTTGAGCAGTTCTAACGTTAGTcgttatttttctaacgtttaataattttattcaaaacctTTAACACTTCTTTTATAAtgtttaatgtcttttttgaaattttttttaaattctaacgctttgtatttcttttctaaagtttattaattattttaacctttgacgtttattctaacgtcATTTACGTTTCATTTTCCGagtttgacgtttctgttTTAGAGTTTGTCGTttcatttttctaacgtttgacggaaataaagttatttttatatCCTTTAAATAATATctgagatttttaaataaaaacagcTGAATTGCCTTAACTTTTAGAGTGTTTAGACTTTAGAAATCCTGATTATCTTTTAAATGGATCCACATTAAACGACATTAAGCAGACAATTCGACCCTTTCTAACGAATTCTTTTCCCTCCTTTTTTGCAGAGGGTGTTAAAATGCAGCCTTACTATGATGACGAAAGGGATCCAATAACCGATACGGATGATGGGAGTGAGGATGAAATTGTGATGCTCAACACAGCTAGTGAGTACCGTGACTGATCATGATCAATGATGCACACATGAATcttacttaatttattttgtaaaatgtaaagaaatagGCAAGAAGCGGCgctataatttaatttaatttcaattactaCGTAAGCTATATATTAGGTGAAACATTCCTTCTTTCGCTAGGTCTGACCacaaattttgtgattttttttgtcatttgttaatttaatttaatattattgttttttaaataggtaaatatgaaatattaacaaaataataaatctattGTCAATTGTTGTCtatagaagagaattttttatcgcgatttttttttgtaaaacgtaaagagaatttatttgttaaaatatatttcgtaTATATAGTTGTGTAGGAATGTacttaagaagatttttttctgttaacaATTGTGCAAGGAATATTAAAGCTGAGAAAGACAATTTTTAGGTAGACCGATGTAGAAGAGAGATATTGTGGGCCAAAATGGTAATTTAAAGGTAATGTGTCGAGGACAGCATGGGGCCCATGAGAGTAATGTAATACAAATTGATGGATAATATATTATCCTTCCCCTGGGGGACAATGCTGTCGTCTGTGATtttaatgtgcaaaaaaaaattaatataaatagaatggatatttttctcccaaatgCAAAGAAGAAATAGAGCAGCTATATGACCACCACCCTTTAAacacaaacacaaaaaaaaataaagaaaagaagaattggCAGCAATTTTATCACCATAtcagtaagaaaaaaaaatcaattaaggaCAAAACCCAGACAAACCTCTGCATTTAAAACATTCCACCCAATTccagaaaatatattaaaaattttaacagatTATATAGACAAGagatagaaaaagaaaaatgttatttttacgGAAACATTCTAATTTGTACAgagattttttgaagaatataatttatttaatgaaaatggtTGAGATGATAATAAGATGCGAGTGAGAGATGATAAATAAAGTTtcctttttacaaaaaatttacTCCACTTTCACTTTTCCCCAAACCTTCGTGTGTTTTGTGTCGTcgtatattttgaaaattcccaGGCGATGAATTTCatcagatttctttttttgcgggattttgaagaagaaaaaaactcgcGCCCAAGAACGATTTATTTAtagtgtgttttttttaattatagcATAAAGGTTCATCGGCCGTGGTGTCTGCTTcctttttgtgttattttactttttatatgGCTTCGttgcaaaatgagaaaaatcattcttcGTGGATTGAGATGCTGGAGAGCCAGCTAAATTACGTCGttacatttttcaatcttcaATATGAAGGTCattcaaaagaatataatGGATGTAAAGAAGTCTTTCCAGTGCTTCTTGTTGTAGTTTATATCATACCATCACTGTGCTTATAAGTCAGGGAAAAAATCAACGAGACAATGTAAGAGTAATTATGTAAATAAGAACATACTTTGtaccatttttttaataaaactttagtTGTTCTTATAGATTGTTTCAGGGCACATTGTTCAAGTTATAGGATCAATTTGTtctaatttttcgttttttgttgttgaagcTTCATAAGAAATGCtgaaaaacaacaaaaggtatttttagaagaacaaacagatttttcacttttattacAAATGGCTTACGAAAGTCTGATTAGTTTGATAATAAATAGCCCGATCGTTGTAAATCGTTGGCATTTATGTCAcaatgtgttgaaaaaaaccaacagaattatttaaatcagtgaaacattttatttacgaACTTAGAAGAAGGCAtaaatagaaaagattttgtCAACCCCAGGGGACTGTTTATAGCGGTCGATTCtaatgaaaatcttctttttctaACAGCTTAAAAGCTGTTGttaaattttgacaaattgtgtttttcaatcgttctattgtcgttaTATCAAAGAAATACAAAGAATTCAttgttccaaaaaaaaaaactcagaaaGATCTTTGAATAgacctggaaaagtaattttctctcaaaaggccgattaaagaaacaaatgaaatgtaaaaatctttaaagatttttcccagaatacttttttttaagaaaaaaagaaataaaattagtatcagaatctaccccatagtcgaaataaataattcaaaataagggatggtcacgttattttggaaactcggggactttcaagagcgattttccagccaattttgaaaccaaaaattcgaaatttgcttgcactctCGTTAAATGGCCCaatattgataagaattcagtattttcaattttgaaaattaatttttgtgctcaaaaaaaatatttgaaattctcactttttggccattttgttcctgtagagtttccaaaataacgtgaccatcccttataaTGACAaaaatgggccttattcagcgaccaagaaactcttgaaattcgcttgaaatcttgaaatttcagtacaaaatttaaagatttcaagggtttcttggttgctgaattaggcccaatattcaccttttattttttaaaacgaaatacagtcataccccgcataatcaagtctaggttaaactcttcttacgcattaaaataaatgggtgagaagagtttaaccaagacttgattaagcggggtatgactgtagttttattctcattaaaaaatgttttttttttaaaaataatttgtccACGAACACAATGAAAACTATTTTAGATTAATAGCtataaaacaaacttttataTAAAGCCTTGATAGTCTTTATtgtatctttaaaaaatatgtacatattgcTGTGAAGAGTGATGGatcaaaattgtctaaaacTCTTTCAATTTTCGAAAAGCTCCCTTTTGTAACTTTtacggaaaattttaattagcaTGTAAAATAACTATTGATTTAAcagatttaacattttttttcaagaataattATAAGAAACAAttgataaagattttaaacGATAAGCTTTCATAATACAACTTTTGTTCGTATACTTTTCGTGTGTAGTGTACTTACTCACAGGTCTTTGATTTATTCACATAATGTACATTGTTATGCAATGattgacaaaatattaaattgacaatttttttattaagaaaaaagcaCTTCCCTGTAAGATCAAAGTTTACTACCAAAGTTTCCAGTATTTAATTAGATGTATAATAGGTATTCTCTTGTGGTTTAATGTTCTTTTCTACACACATTTTGgtttattaaatttactaTTCAAGGGATATAAAAGGGTGAGTTCAACCAtgtgtgtaaataaaataaataggcTACCTACCTATCTACCTACCTAATTATAAAGTGATGATGTTTTATATGAAAACCTTTTTAGTAATCTCTTTCAAGTGCTTCCGGACCCTTGAAAAGGGGTAATTGCGCATTGGGGGTTGGTCAGGTAGCATTTGGTTGGTAGTGCGCTGCGTAGCCTGTTGATGTGTTGGCTGCTATATAGTCATGTTCAGCTGAGTAAAGAAGGGAAgaatggaaaaaagaaaatttttcaatacgGAGCGGCAGCCGGCAAAGTTGCGAGAGAGGAGGAACACACACAGTCTCGCAAGCCAAAATTGCAGTCATCATCATGATGGGTAACCGTCAGTAGTGCTGCTGCTGATGAGTAGTGCCGGGTAGTGTGAGATGAGGCACGAGGCAGAGGAtggggagagagagaattgcGCTGACGAGGGGAAACCCGTTTGTTCAATGCTTCGGCACCGACATTCGTTGGTTGAGTATCGCAGTGTGCGCAGC from Lutzomyia longipalpis isolate SR_M1_2022 chromosome 1, ASM2433408v1 encodes:
- the LOC129796973 gene encoding carboxypeptidase D isoform X1, which encodes MGLRRMSVVLNFVLCTSLWILCCDGSTQNERQGFPLENEKFLTEPHYHSTNEIEDLFAHLQKQFPTMAKVHSIGKSVEGRELTVLEINKNVRKRSLLTPMFKYVANMHGDETVGRQMLIYLAQYLLTNYGVVPEVTKLVDQTDIFLMPSLNPDGFERSKEGSCESPENYFGRNNAAGVDLNRDFPDRFDSSLMRHFRAMTRQPETVAMMTWILNSPFVLSANLHGGAVVASYPYDNSIKQRECCTESLTPDDGVFKQLAYTYASNHPVMRTGSDCNETFPGGVTNGAFWYELNGGMQDFNYVFSNCFDVTLELSCCKFPKASKLPSEWAKNKRSLLEYMKLVHMGVKGLVKDTNGYPIKNAEILVQGYEQKPIKATERGEYWRLLKPGLHHIQAVAFGYEPSAVQEVLVTNDSATRVDFNLNPSDNVEGAYRHTVTIRENTNKNGFLLDAEFKHHSYQDMVALLQELNSTYPNITNLYSIGKSVQGRDLWVLEITQHPGVHTPGIPEFKYIANMHGNEVIGRELLLLLAQYLCQNYGTNERITKLVDGTRIHLMPSMNPDGYEVSRDNDHLQIHGRANAHGVDLNRNFPDQYGTNKFNTKQEPETAAVMKWSLSIPFVLSANLHGGSLVANYPFDDSAKDFAPGSDRRTQQNPTEEDELFKYLARTYSNAHTTMHNAVPCIDFQSEYFPEGITNGASWYSVTGGMQDWSYLKGGAMELTLEVSCKKFPPSGEIEKFWEQNREALITYMEQVHIGIHGFIRSTIGHPVAGARIYINKIQHATTSYKDGDYWRLLLPGKYNVTIEADGFEAVLEEVEVPANGSIRKDFLLMRDDPQHWSSAYDYRIIENVVKTRYHSDAEINDEFQKLEAANFKIATLDAGDNEISMQYHTLKVTSDIGSPEEKKLHILILSSLFDSAPIGREMVLNLARHVTKGYAIGEPPLERLINNTVLHFVPIMEHFNDVYNQYYNDPSICDPILKEELADKLLSPETDKKRDMLIKMLQDEKFDLAVTFTSGGSDVHYPKIKDHLPIYAQMAQNIDATKRKVINLACPSTEMRSQQLSVSERLTNLLYNYYDVPLISIQVSCCKMPENIAEAWRNNLERMVNFLRLTDTGVMGYVKDHEGKELREAMVKIQGTELTHKVTANLAFFRIVLPAGDYKLEVYCEAHGKTTIPVTVRDGVVHELGNVILQKSDKDHQEEEKAGEISGFILDMENHPIPNAKVTLNNLHTFTDSVGGYKITGAPVGDVTIQVDAPRHIKDSRTVHVAPFKSTKNIIFRLEVDERVLGMPRMIFILFTGFLCVAAIACGAFCITAWQNRKNNYQNYSFSLLRTNNTKKLFEDDDDDNDETELFRSPIKKGVKMQPYYDDERDPITDTDDGSEDEIVMLNTASEYRD